A region of the Mesoterricola sediminis genome:
CACCGCCTCTCCCCGGCCTGGTCCATCCGCGCCGGCCTCTTCCTGGTGCCCTCGGGCCTCCTCAACGAGCGCCACGAGCCCACCGTCTACTACGGCGTGGAGCGCAACCTGGTGGAGACCGCCATCATCCCCAGCACCTGGCGCGAGGGCGGCGTCCAGGTCGCCGGCGACCTGGGGTCCGGCTTCCTCCTCCAGGCCGGCGTCAGCACCGGCTTCGACCTGGGCAAGTGGGACGCCTCCTCCACCGAGGGCGCCGAATCCCCCCTCGGCGCGGTCCACCAGGAGCTGAGCGGGGCCAAGGCCCACGACCTGGCCGTCTTCGGGGCCCTCAACTGGCGCGGCGTGCCGGGCCTGCACCTGGGGGCCTCCATCTTCCACGGCAAGGGCAGCCACGCCGCCTCCGGCGTCCCCCCCCTCTCCGCGACCCTCTGGGAGGCCCACGGGCGCTGGACCCCCGGCGCCTGGGACCTGAGCGCCCTCTACGCCCGGGGCGAGATCTCCGGCACCGCCGCCTTCAACCAGCCCCTGGTGGGCTTCCCCACCCTCATGCCCAGGACCTTCGACGGCTGGTACGTCCAGGCCGCGCGCCAGGTGTGGGCCTCCGGCCCGCGCGCCCTGGCGGCCTTCGCCCGGTTCGAGACCGTGAACACGGCGGCCGCCTTCGCGACCCTGAGCCCGGCCAGCCTCACCCCCGCCCCGGCCCGGGCGGAGCGGGTGTGGACCGCCGGGGCCAGCTTCAACCTCAACCCCCACGTGGTCGTGAAGGCGGACCTCCGCCGCTTCCGGGAGGACCGGAACCAGGACCGCTTCAACCTGGGACTGGGCTGGGCGTTTTGAGGCCGGGCCTCAGGCCTTGGGCTTCCAGGCTTCGATGAAGGCTGCGATCTTCGCCCGGTCGTAGCCTTTGTCCTGCTCCAGCACGCCGGTGTCCTGGCTGTGGAGCAGCTTGCCCGCCGCATCCAGCACGAAGAGGTGGGGGTAGCCCGGCACCTTGGGGAACTGGGCGAGGAAGGCCTCGTTCCGGTGGGCCTTGCTGAAGTCCACGGGCACGGTCACGAAGGCGCGGTCCCGGAGGCCCGCCAGCTCCGCGTCGGCGGCGAAGAGGCCGTGGAGGCGGTGGCACCAGGGGCACCAGTTGCCGCCGACGATGAGGAGGATGCGGCGGCCCGACCGGGCTGCCTCCGCCTTCGCCGCCTCCAGATCCTTGAAGCTGTCCCGGGCCGGATCGTAGGGTCCGGTCTGGGGCGCCTTGGCGTCGGGAGGGGCGGCGAGGCCGGGCAGGGTCGCGGCGAGAAGGGCGGTCACGAGGAAGGCGCGCATGCAGGGCTCCGTTGCCTTCGATCATAGCGCGGCGGGCGAGGTCTTCAGGAGGGAGACCGCCACCCGGATCTCGCCGCCGTCCTCGCCCCGCGGACCCACCTTGGCCAGGGTCGCGGCCCGGGCCAGGTCCGAGGCGGCATGGAGCTCGCCGAGCACGTCCACCGCCCGCTGGTGGGGGAGCGCCGCGTCCACCTTCAGGAAGACCTTGCGGAGGCCCGCGGGCTGGAGCAGGACGGCCTCGGCCACCCGGGCCCGGAGCGTCGCGGCGTCCACCGCCTCCCGCTGCAGGAAGAGCCGGCCTTCCCCGTCCAGGCTCACCACGATGGGCGGGGCGGGAAGCCCCCGGGGGCCGTCCACGATCTGGGGCACGGCCACCTTCAGCGCCGGCACGAGGCCCGGCACCAGCACGATGAAGACGATCAGCAGCACCAGCACGATGTCGATGAGGGGCGTGATGTTGATGTCGGCGCGCGCGCGGCTCAGGTCCATGGTTCCCTCCCTTGAAGCAGGCCGAAGGCCTGGCAGGTGATTCCCCGCGCCCTTCACAAACGGCCGACGCCGGCCCGGGGGCCGGCGTCTGAACCTGTTCCTCAAAGAGCGTTGCCCAAGCTTCAGGCCATTCGCTCGCCCGTCAAGATCGCCCCGCCTGAAGTTACGCGGCCGTGAGAAACCCCCCGCGGCAAGGCCCTTCCGTCACGAGGGCGTCACGCCGAGGCGGAAACCCCCTGCGAAGGGCCCCGCGCGGGGAGGGCGTCCGGCGCCTACCCCAGCTTCTCCCGGAGGCTGCGCAGCTTGTCCCCCATCCGCTGCTCCCGGTCGGAGCGGGTGCCGAACTTCACGTCGGTGTGGATGCGGGGGACGCCCATGGCGTGGAGCCGCTCGTGGCAGGCGCGGATCGTCCCGAAGACCGCCTCCCAGTCCCCCTCCAGGTTGGTGCCGTTGGCGTGGGTCTCGAAGGTGAGGCCGCTGGCCTGGAGCACCCGCTCCAGCTCGGCGATGTAGGGGGAGAGGCTGACCCCGACCCCCACGGGGACGACGGTGAAATCGGCGATGACGTGCATGGACCACCTCCCTTCCAGGATCCCACGCCGGCCCTGGCCGGGAGGCCGGCTACCAGATGCGGACGCGGTCCGCCGGGGCCAGGTAGAGCTTCTGCCCGGGCTTCACGCCGAAGGCCTCATACCAGGCGTCCAGGTTGCGGACCACGTTGGGCCGCAGGAAGCCGGGGGTGTGGGGATCGGTCATGACGCGCTTGAGCAGCTCCTCGTCCCGGTACTTCTGGCGCCACACCTGGGCGAAGCCGAGGTAGAAGCGCTGGTCGGGGGTGAATCCGCCGAGGACCTTCCCCGGCTTGCCGGCGAGGGAGGCGTGGTAGGCCTCGTAGGCCACGGTCACGCCGGCCAGGTCCGCGATGTTCTCGCCCAGGGTCAGCTCGCCGTTCACGTGGCTGCCCTTGAGGGGCTCGTAGGCGGCGTACTGCTTCACCAGGCGGTCCGTGAGGGCCGTGAAGCGCTTCACGTCCTCGGGGGTCCACCAGTCGGAGAGCTTGCCGTCCTTGTCGTACTTCCGGCCCTGGTCGTCGAAGTGGTGGCTGATCTCGTGGCCGATCACGGCGCCGATGGCCCCGTAGTTGACCGCGGGATCGGCCTTGGGATCGAAGAACGGCGCCTGCAGGATGGCCGCGGGGAACACGATCTCGTTCCACGAGGGGTTCGCGTAGGCGTTCACCGTCATGGGCGTCATGCCCCACTCGGAGCGGTCGATGGGCTTGCCGATCTTGTCGAGGCTGCGCTGGAACTCGAACTCGGCGGCGCGGAGCAGGTTGCCCACGGGATCCCCGGCCTTGACCTCCAGCCTGGCGTAGTCGCGCCACTTCCCGGGGTAGCCGATCTTGGGGGTGAAGCGCGCCAGCTTGGCCCGGGCCTCGGCCTTGGTGTGCGCGTCCATCCAAGCCAGGTTCGAGAGGCGGCGGTCCATGGCCGCGATGATGTTCTTCACCATCACGTCCATCTGCTGCTTGGCCTCGGGGGGGAAGTACTTGGCGACGTAGAGCTTGCCCACGGCCTCGCCGAGGACCCGGTCGGTGAGGTCCACGCCCCGCTTCCAGCGCGCGGTCTCCTCGGGCTGGCCGTTCAGGACCCGGCCGTTGAAGGCGAAGGAGGTCTCGCCGAAGGCCTTGGGCAGCACGGAGGAGAAGTGGCCCAGGGTGTGGAAGGTCAGGTAGTCCTTCCACACCTCCAGGGGCTCGGAGGCGAGGAGCTTGCCCGTGCCCGCCACCGCGCTGGGCTGGGTCACGATCAGGCGCTCCTGCTTCGGGATCCCCGCCGCCTGGAGGAGGGCCGCCCAGCCCACGCCCGGATAGGTCGTCTCCAGGTCGGCGACGGCGCAGGGGTTGTAGAGCTTCTCCCGCTGGCGGGACTGCACGCGGGTCCAGTGGACCTCGGCGAGCTTCTTCTCCAGGCCGTAGATCCCCGCGGCCTTGGCGTCCGCGTCCTTGATCCCGGCCAGGGTCAGCATGGCCGCGATGTGCTTGACGTACTTCTCGCGGATGGGGCCGAACTTGGGGTTCTTGGCGTCCAGGTAGTAGTCCCGGTCCGGGAGGCCGAGGCCGCCGGCGCCCACCATCACCGAGATGATGTCGGGGTTCTTCATGTCCTGCGCGGCCCGCAGCCCCAGGGGGCCGCGGCCGCCGGTGCGCATGGCCTTGCCCAGCCAGGCGCTCAGGGCCTGGCGGTCGCCGATGGCCTGGATGCCGCCCAGGATGGGCTGGATGGGCGCGAGGCCGGCGGCCTCGATGGCCTTCTCGTCCATGAAGCTGGTGTAGAGGTCCTTGATCTTCTGGGCCTCGGTGCCGGGCTTGGCCGGCTTCTTGGCCACGGCCTCCACCAGGACGCGGGTGCGCTTCTGGCTCAGGTCCCGGAGCATGGTGAACATGCCGTAGTCGGAGCGGTCCGCCGGGATCTCCAGCTTGCGCATGTAGGCGCCGCCGGCGTAGCCCGCCCAGTCGTCGCCGGGCAGGAGGGTCCGGTCCATGCCCTCGGTGTCGATGCCGAAGGCGCCGAGCACGCAGCGGGAAGCGTGGGCGGGGGCCTTGTCGGCGGCCGCGAGGACCGTGGGGGCGAGGATGAGGGCGCCGGCCGCAAGCCGTGCGAGGAGAGACGTTCGCATCATGGGAGCTCCAGGGATATACCTCGTTATGAATGGTAGGAGGGGGGCGCCGGGTTGGCCAGCCCAAAGACGGGGCGCCGGCGCGGTATCCTGCCTTCCATGAGGAAGCTGCAGCCCCCCGCAACCAGGCCCGGCCTGCACCCCGCCAACCCCCACCGGGCCCCCTACGCCTTCGAGGCCCTGGTGGCGGCCGTCCCTTCCCTCGGCCCCCACGTGCGCCGAAATCCGGCCGGACTGCCGACCATCGATTTCGCGGATCCCACCGCTGTCCGCCTCCTCAACCGGGCCCTCCTCGCCACCACGTACGGGGTCCGGGACTGGGACCTGCCCGAGGGCTACCTGGTGCCCCCCGTGCCCGGCCGCGCCGACACCATCCATCACCTGGCCGGGCTCTTCGCGGCCCCCCGGGGCCTGCGCGTCCTGGAGATCGGCGTGGGCGCGGGCCTCATCCACCCCATCCTCGGCCACGCCGCCTACGGATGGACCTTCGTGGGCACGGACGTGGATCCCGCGGCCCTGGCCTCCTGCCGGGCCATCCTCGCCGCCAACCCCGCCCTGGCCGCCGCCGTCGAGCTGCGCCTCCAGCGGGACCCCGGCCGCATCTTCGAGGGGGTGACGGCCCCCGGCGAGGCCTTCGACCTGAGCCTCTGCAATCCCCCCTTCCACGCCAGCGCCGCCGAGGCCGCCGAAGGCACCCGGCGCAAGTGGCGCAACCTGGGCCGCCGCCCGCCCCAGGCCCGCAATTTCGGCGGCCAGGGCGCCGAACTCTGGTGCCCCGGGGGCGAAACCGCCTTCGTCACGCGCATGGCCGAGGAAAGCGCCCGCCAGCCTGGCCTCTGCACCTGGTTCTCCAGCCTGGTCTCCCGGTCCGAGAACCTCCCCGCCCTCCGCGCCGCCGTCCTGCGCGCCGGCGCCACCCGCCTGAGGATCCTGGACATGGCCCAGGGCCAAAAGCGCAGCCGCCTCCTCGCCTGGGGCTTCGACCCCCCCGCCGCCACGTAGGCCCGCGCGCCCCTCCGGCGGGTCCGTTCACCGACGCGGGGCGGGCGCTGGCCGATGGGGCCCTTGGCGGGCCGGGCGGAGGACCGAGACTGGGCATGGGAGGCCCCCATGGTCCACATCCTGCTCTGGTTCATCCTCCTGGTGCTGTGCTGGCCCCTGGCCCTGGCCCTGCTGATCCTCCTGCCCCTGGTCTGGCTGGTGCTGCTGCCCTTCCAGATCCTCGGCTTCGCGGTCCACGGGGCGCTGGCCCTGGTGAAGGCGGTCTTCCTGCTCCCGGCGCGGATCCTGGGCCTCTGAAACGGGAAAGGGGATGGGCGGAGCGCCCATCCCCTTCCGTCGGCCGGAGCCGGCCCTACCAGACCTTGATGCGGTCCGCGGGGGCCAGGTAGAGCTTCTGGCCCGGCTTCACGCCGAAGGCCTCGTACCAGGCATCCAGGTTCCGCACCACCGCGGGCCGGAAGTGGCCGGGGGTGTGGGGATCGTTCTGGAGCTGGTTGAGGAGGGCGGCGTCGCGGTACTTGGTGCGCCACACCTGGGCGAAGCCCATGAAGAACCGCTGGTCGCCGGTGAAGCCGCCGACGACCGGGGCGGGCTTGCCCTTCAGGCTGCGGTGGTAGGCGTCATAGGCCATGGTGAGGCCGGCCAGGTCGGCGATGTTCTCGCCCAGGGTCAGCTCGCCGTTGACCTTGGTGCCCGGGAGGGGCTCGTAGTCGGCGTACTGCTTGACCACCTTCTCCGTCAGGGCCGTGAAGCGCTTGACGTCCTCGGGGGTCCACCAGTCGGAGAGCTTGCCGTCCTTGTCGAACTTGCGGCCCTGGTCGTCGAAGTGGTGGCTCAGCTCGTGGCCGATGACGACGCCGATGGCGCCGTAGTTGACCGCGGGGTCGGCCTTGGGATCGAAGAACGGCGCCTGCAGGATGGCGGCGGGGAACACGATCTCGTTCCAGAGGGGGTTGGCGTAGGCGTTGACGGTCATGGGCGTCATGCCCCACTCGGAGCGGTCGATGGGCTTGCCGATCTTGTCCAGGTTGCGCTGGTACTCGAAGTCGGCGGCGCGCATGGCGTTGCCGAGGGCGTCGCCGCGCTCGACCCGGAAGCGCGAGTAGTCACGCCACTTGGAGGGGTAGCCGATCTTGGGGGTGAACTTGGCCAGCTTGGTGCGGGCCTCGGCCTTGGTCTTGGCGTCCATCCAGGGCAGGTTGGCCAGGTGCTGGTCGAAGGCGGCGATCAGGTTCTGCACGAGGGCATCGGCCTGCTTCTTGGCCTCGGGGGGGAAGTACTTTGCGACGTAAAGCTTGCCCACGGCCTCGCCCAGCACCGCGGTGGTCATGTCGACGCCGCGCTTCCAGCGGGGCTGCATCTCGGGCTGGCCCATGAGGACCTTGCCGTTGAAGGCGAAGTTCTCTTCCACGAAGGCCTTGGGGAGGAAGGCGGCGGCGCCCTTCAGGGTGTGGACGGTGAGGTAGTCCTTCCACACGGCCAGGGGCTCGGAGGCCATCAGGCGGGCCGCGCCCTCGATGGCGCTGGGGGTGGTCACCACCAGCTCCTTCTGGGAGGCCACGCCCACGGAGGCGAGGAGGGTCTTCCAGTCCACGCCGGGGTACTTGGCGTCGAGCTCGTCCACCTTGCAGGGGTTGTAGAGCTTGTCGACCTGCCGGGACTGGACCTTGGTCCAGTGGGAGGCGGCGATCTTGGTCTCCAGGTCGTAGACCGCCTTGGCCCGGGCCTCGGCGTCGGGGAGCCCGGCCAGCTTCAGCATGGCGGCCAGGTGGGCCTGGTACTTGGTGCGGATCTCCTTGAACTTCTCGATCTTGACGTCGTAGTAGTCCCGGTCGGGCATGCCGAGGCCGCCCTGGCCCACATAGACGGAGTAGATGGCGGGGTTCTTCAGGTCCTGCATGGGGGACATGCCGACGGGGAGGTCCATGCCCTGCCGCATGGCCTTGCCGAAGGCCAGGGCCAGGCCCTGGGGGTCCTTGATGGCCGCGATGGCGTCCAGGTGGGTCTTGAGGGGGGCCAGGCCCTTCTTCTCGATGGTGGCCTCGTCCATGAAGCTCGAATAGAAGTCGCCCACCTTCTGGGCCTCGCTGCCCTTCCGGGCGCCCTTGGCGGCCGCGGCGGCCTCCACGATGCCCTTGGTGCGCTCCTGGCTCAGGTCGTGCAGGACATGGAACATGCCGAAGCTGGCCTTGTCGGCGGGGATCTCGAGCTTGCGCACGTACTGGCCGTTGACGTAGCCATTGAAGTCGTCGCCGGGGGCGACGGCCGTATCCATGCCGGCCAGATCGATGCCGAAGGTGCCGAGGGTGGGCTTCTGGGCCTTGACCGCGGCCCGGGTCTCAGGCGCGCGGGCGGCGAGGGGCGCCGACAGCACCAGGGCGCCGGCGGCGAGGGCCAGAAGGATTCCATGTCGAGACATACGTTCTCCCTTGGGAATGATCCTGCAAGGGTAACGCGCCTCGGGGACCGCCGGTTTAGCCGGGGCTGTGACCTCGGGCAAGAGTGATCCGGCCCGGAAAGGACTGCGCTACTTGGGGTTCTGGGGCGCGTCCCGCTTGTAGAACTGGGCCTGGCCCATGACGGGGAAGGCCCTGGCCTCGAGCTCCCGGAGCTGGGCGGGCGCGTAGGGGGTGAATTCCCGGGCGATCCGCACGTTCTCCTCCAGCTGGGCCACGTTGTCGACGCCCACGATGACCGTGGAGACCCCGTGGCTGAGCGTGTAGCCCATGGCCTCGCGCATCGTCAGGGTGCCGGGACGGGTGGCCTTCACGGCCCCCCGCTGCTGGGCCACGGGCGGCGGGGTCCAGGAGGCCAGCAGGCGCCCCCGGGCCGGGACCTTCATGCCGATGATCCCCATGCCCTTCTCCAGGGCCAGGGCGAGGAGGGGCTGGAAGGTGAGGTGGTGGGGATCCGCGGCGTTGAAGGCCATGAGCACCGTGTCGAAGGGGAAGCGGCGGATGGCCTCCATGAGCACCTGGGGATCCGTGTGGCCGGAGAGGCCCAGGAAGCGGACCAGGCCCTGCTCCTTGGCCTCCCGGAAGGCCTCGAGGGCGCCGCCCTTGGCGCAGACGGCGTCCACGTCGGCGGGGGTGGCCATGGCATGGAGCTGCCACAGGTCCACGTGGTCGGTCTGCAGGAGCTTGAGGGAGGTCTCCAGCAGGCGCAGGGAGCCGTCCCGGTCCCGGGCGTGGGTCTTGGTGGCGACGAAGGCCTCGGCCCGGCGCCGCTTCAGGACCCGGCCCAGGTACTGCTCGCTCCAGCGGGCCTCGCCCCCGTAGCGGGCGGAGGTGTCCAGGTAGTTGACGCCCAGGTCCAGGGCCCGCTCGATGAGGGGCACGGCGATGGCTTCGTTGTGGGGCTGCTCGATGGCGGCCTGGCCCCCCAGGCTGAAGATCCCGACCAAATGGCCGGTCCGCCCGAGGTTCCGGGTGGGCATGGCCTTGGCGGTGCGGGGGTTCCAGGGTTCGAGGACCGGGCGGGGGGCGGCCGGCGCCGCTTCCTCGGCGCCCAGTCGGGTCGCCATCAGGCCCAGGGCCGCGCCCGCGCCCAGCTTCAGGAGGTCCCGGCGATCGAGGGAGGAGGTGGTCATGGCGGCGCTCCAGGGGGTCCCCAGTTTAGCGCCGCAGACCTCAGGTGAGGCCGGGCCAGTCGGCGGTGCCCCTCGCCCGGGCGAAAGCCTCCCGGATGCGGGCGACGGCCGGGGCCGGCAGGGGGCCCCGCGCCAGAATGCGCAGGTTGGCCTCGGCGCTCTCCCGGCGGGTGGTGCCGATGGACAGCACGTGGGGCCCCGCCAGGGCGAGGCTGAAGCGCAGGGCCAGCTCCGGCCAGGGATCGGGCCCCTGGCCCCCCAGGTCCTCCGGATCCAGGCCCATGGCCTTGAAGCGGTCCACGTAGGGCTTCACGTAGTCCCGGTAGATGCCCTCCTGGGCCTCCAGGGGCTTCCAGCAGGCGTTGGCCACGGTCCGCTTGAGGATGACGCCCTGGCCGCCCCGGGCGGCGGCGGGCAGGGCGGTCTCCAGGTTGGCCTGGTCCACCAGGTTGGCCGAGCACATGAGCACGTCCACGCCGGGCAGCTCCGCGGCGTAGGCGGCCGCGGCGTTGTCCCCCGAATAGCCCGCGAAGCGGATCTTGCCGGCCTCCTTGGCCCTCAGCAAGGCCCCCAGGGCCTCGCCCGCCTTGAGGACCTCCAGGGGGCAGGTGTGGAGGAGCATGACGTCCAGGTGATCCGTGCGGAGGCGGCGCAGGGAACGATCCACCGTCCGGGTCACCACGTCCGCGGACCAGTCCTCGCCGGGCACGTCCGGCAGCTTCCGGCCGCACTTGGACAGCAGGACGAAGTCGCCCCGCCGGTGGGCGACGGCCCCGCCGATCAGCTCCTCGGAGCCCAGGTAGGCCGCCGCCGTGTCGATGACGTTCACCCCCTGGTCCAGGAGGAAGCCCAGCACCTCCGCCGCCCGGTCCGCGTCCGCGCCCAGGTAGCCGATGGGGCCCGCCCCGAAGGCCAGGCGCGAGACCCGCAACCCCGTCCGTCCGAATGTCACCTGGTCCATGGGTGCCTCCCGGGGTCATTGTAGGCGCCTGGGCGACATCCAACAGGGGAGGAGGTCCCATGACCGAGCCCATGCCCAAGGACGGCAACCTGAAATCCCCCGCGACCCGCACCACCGGCGAGGAGGCGCCGGACGCGCCCTGATCATCGCTCCACCCGCCGCGCGGCCCAGATCCGCACATCCTGGCGCTCCACCAGGTGGGCGAGGGCCGGCCGCGGGGGCAGGTGCAGGCCCAGGGGCTCGGCCAGGGTGTTGCTCTGCAGGTCCGCCTCGCAGGGCCGCAGTTCCCACGGGCCGTGGTCGAGGTCGCTGCGGAGCAGGCCGCCGTCCCGGGCCCGGGTGTAAAGGGCGAAGCGGGAGGTGAGCCAGTCCTCCAGGCTTCCGGGCACGGGCCGGAAGGGCGCGCCCACGGCGCGGTAGCGGCCCGTGAACGAGGCGGAGGGCGCCCCCCGGTGGGTGCGCCAGCTGGCGAAGTGCACCCAGCCCCCGCCGCGCACGTGGGCCATGCGGGCCCGCAGGTAGGGGAGGCGCGGGTGGATGCGGGCGGCCCGGACGAGGAGGGCCTTGTCCGCGTCCAGGCTGAAGAACCATATGCCGGGCTTCCGTCCGTCGGTCACGTACGTGCGCAGGTTCAGCTCCAGGTACGAGGCCGCGCCGGGAATGGGGGGGAGCCAGCGGAGGCGGGTGCCGGAGACGGCGAAGGGCACGATGCCCAGCCAGGCGACGCCCTGGTGCGTGTCCAGGGTCAGGCCCTTCGGCAAGCGGCACGCCAGGGCCTCCGCCGGCACGGGCCAGTGGAGGAAGGCGAGGTCGTTCCAGCGCATGGCGAGGAGCCAGGGGCCGGGGGGCGGTGCGGTGTCAGGTCGAGCGTCCATGGTGCCTCCCGCGGGGTCCCGGACCCCGGTGGAGGGTTGGATGCTACCGGCCCCCCGGATAATGGGCCTGGAGTTCGCGCAGCACCCAGGCGTTCCCCTTCTCGAAGAAAGCCTTCATCTTCTGGGATTCCTCGTCCGGTCCGTAGCCGACCATGGCCACCCGCAGGCGCGTGGCCCCCTTCCCTTCGGGCGTGAGGGTGAAGACCGTCCACACCCTGGCGTAGGCGTTCATGAACGGGAAACCCTTCGGCGGCCGATGGATGCGGGTCACGAGGACGCGCCCCGGGTCGTAGGCCACGATCTCCGTGTGGATGGCCGCCTCCGAATCCAGGGGGACCTTGGGGTCGTAGGCGGTGCGCAGGAGCCCGCCGGGCCGGAAGTCGATGTCCGCCGCTCCCACGCCCAGCTTCAGGACCCCCTCGGCCGTGGTGAGCACCCGCCAGAGCTCCTCGGGCGGCGCCTGGATCACCGCTTCGGTCACCAGGGGCGTCATTTCGGCGGGCCCGGCGGCCAGGACCCAGGTCAGGAGAACGGGGACGGCGCGGATCATGGGGCCTCCGGGGGGCCCAGCATGCCGCAATCCTCCGGCCCTGTCACCCCTTCGCGCGCACCCGCGCCACGGCCGCCTCGAGCTGGGCGCGGGAGATCAGGCCATCGGACGTGGCCCGGAGGCCGCAGGTGTGCCGGGCCCCCAGCTGGCCCCGCAGCGCGGCCTCCTCCAGCGACCGGCCCTCCAGGACGTAGGCGGTGAGGAAGCCCACGGCCAGGGCGTCCCCGGCGCCGTTGGTGTCGAGCACGGGCGTGCCCGTGTCCACGGCCGGAAAGAACCGCACCTCCCGCCCGGTGGCCACGGCGCAGCCCTGGGCGCCCCGGCCGCAGACCACCACCCGGTCCGGCCGCTGGGCGGCGAGGCGGCGCATGAAGGGCGCCGGATCCGGGAAGTTGGTCCCCGAGAAGAAGAGGAGGTCCGCCGCCTCCATGAAGTCGCGCCGGTAGGGATCCGCGGGGTCCACCACGTCCTGGAGGTCGCAGGCGATGCGGAGGCCCGCCTCCCGGGCCAGGGGCAGGAGGCGGCGGGCCCAATCCGGGATGTTGACGTGGGCCAGGCGGGCGCCCGCCATCACCGCCCGGCAGAGGGCGGGGTCCGGATCCGCGTGGCGCTTGCAGTCGTAGAAGTTCTTCCGGCGGCCGTCCCCGTACATGAAGTTCACGCTGCGGGCCGTGCCGCCGGGATCCGGGGCGAGGGCCCGCACATCGATGCCGTCCGCCGCCAGGGTCTCCCGGATGGCGCGGCCGGCGAAGTCGTCCCCCACGTGGCCGATGAAGCCCGTGCGCAGGCCCAGCCGCGCGTAGCCCCGGCTGGCATAGCCGCCGGCCTGCCCCACGCAGTCCAGGTTCTCCGTGAAGTTGGCCTCCACCTCGAAATCGATGTCCCGGCCCGGCAGGTACACGTTGGTGTCCAGGCCCACGCATCCGATGACGACGACATCCAGGGGGTGGCCCATGGGGTCCTCCGGCGGGCGCTTCGACCGGCCCCCCGCATCATGGGCGCCCTCGAAGGGACCGTCAACCGAGGGTGGCGCCGCCGTTCCGCCGGACCCGGGCCGCGCGGACCAGGTGGCCGAGGCCGGCGGCCAGCGCCACCAGGGCCGCGCCGCCATGGACCCAGGCGAAGGCCGCCCGGAGGCCGGGGGCCACCGCCACCTGGACCAGGTAGCCGCTGAGGACGAGCACCGGGGCCGCCACCCCGACGAGCACCCCCGTGCGCCGGCCGGGCACGCCCCCGCCCCGGTAGGCGGGCAGGGCGTGGAGGCCCGCCACGACCCCCAGGATGAAGACCATCACCGGGCCCGCCAGCACATGGGCGTGCTGGAGCCCCGCCTGCCAGGGATGGGCCTCCGGCCCGAACTCCGTCATCCGGGCGCCGAAGTAGCGGGTCCACCCGTAGCCCAGCCCCGTGGCCGTGCTGGCCGCCGCGGACCAGCGGAAGAGGATGCGCACCGGCCGGCTCACGGGTGGATCCCGTACAGCACCTGGGCCAGGGCCAGGCCCCGCCGGGCGGCGTCCGTGAGCGCGCCCGCGGTGAGGGTCGCCCCGGAGAGGGGGCGGATGCCCCGCTTCAGGGCCAGGTCGCCATCCAGCCGCCGCCCCTGGAACTGGCGGAGCCAGGGTTCCCGGGCCTGGTAGTCCGGCGGTTCCCGGAAGGCCACCAGCTCCACCCGGAGGATCCGGCCGTCGGCGCCCACGGCCACCAGCACGGTCTCGTCCAGGGTCCGCACCCGGTGGGTGTCCAGGAAGGCCACCCCCACCCGGACCCCGCCGCGGGTCGCCTCGAAGGCCACCGCCGAGGGCCGGACCGGCGTCCCCGCCAGGGCCTGGGCCTCCCTCGCCTGGGCCTCGGTGAGGGCGTGGTCCCGCTTCTGCAGCGCGGCGCCCGGGAAGGCCAGGGCCGCCGCCTCCTGGGGGGCGGGAAAGGCGCCGGTCAGGGGCGCGGCCAGAAGCGCGGCCAGGACGAGGGACGGCTTCACGGGGCCTCCTTCAGGTAGATGGGATGGAGGGCCTGGAAGGCCCGGGAGGCCCGGGGCGGCGCCCCGTGGCCCAGGAAGAGCGCCGCCACCCCGTTCCGCTCCGCCCAGGCGAGCCCCGCCCGGGGGCCGAGCACGTAGAGGGCCGTGCTGAGGATATCGGCCTCCAGGCCCCCGGGGGCCACCACGGCCACGGCCCCCCAGTCCGGGCAGGGCCGGCCCGTGCGGGGATCCAGCAGATGGCGCCCCCGCTCCGCGCAGCCGCTGGTGCTCAGGGAGGCGTCCACCAGGCGGAGGCGGACCCGGGCCCGCGACCGGTCCCGGGGGTCGGCGATGTCGGCGGGCCAGGCCCCGCCCCAGGCCAGGAGCTGGCCCCCGAAGTCCAGCAGGCCCCGGGCGGCGCCCCGGGCCTGGGCCTCGGCCCGGGCCCGGTCGAGGGCGTAGCCCTTGAGGAAGCCCCCCTCCTCCA
Encoded here:
- a CDS encoding aldo/keto reductase — translated: MDQVTFGRTGLRVSRLAFGAGPIGYLGADADRAAEVLGFLLDQGVNVIDTAAAYLGSEELIGGAVAHRRGDFVLLSKCGRKLPDVPGEDWSADVVTRTVDRSLRRLRTDHLDVMLLHTCPLEVLKAGEALGALLRAKEAGKIRFAGYSGDNAAAAYAAELPGVDVLMCSANLVDQANLETALPAAARGGQGVILKRTVANACWKPLEAQEGIYRDYVKPYVDRFKAMGLDPEDLGGQGPDPWPELALRFSLALAGPHVLSIGTTRRESAEANLRILARGPLPAPAVARIREAFARARGTADWPGLT
- a CDS encoding YqjF family protein; translation: MDARPDTAPPPGPWLLAMRWNDLAFLHWPVPAEALACRLPKGLTLDTHQGVAWLGIVPFAVSGTRLRWLPPIPGAASYLELNLRTYVTDGRKPGIWFFSLDADKALLVRAARIHPRLPYLRARMAHVRGGGWVHFASWRTHRGAPSASFTGRYRAVGAPFRPVPGSLEDWLTSRFALYTRARDGGLLRSDLDHGPWELRPCEADLQSNTLAEPLGLHLPPRPALAHLVERQDVRIWAARRVER
- a CDS encoding aldo/keto reductase yields the protein MTTSSLDRRDLLKLGAGAALGLMATRLGAEEAAPAAPRPVLEPWNPRTAKAMPTRNLGRTGHLVGIFSLGGQAAIEQPHNEAIAVPLIERALDLGVNYLDTSARYGGEARWSEQYLGRVLKRRRAEAFVATKTHARDRDGSLRLLETSLKLLQTDHVDLWQLHAMATPADVDAVCAKGGALEAFREAKEQGLVRFLGLSGHTDPQVLMEAIRRFPFDTVLMAFNAADPHHLTFQPLLALALEKGMGIIGMKVPARGRLLASWTPPPVAQQRGAVKATRPGTLTMREAMGYTLSHGVSTVIVGVDNVAQLEENVRIAREFTPYAPAQLRELEARAFPVMGQAQFYKRDAPQNPK
- a CDS encoding M13 family metallopeptidase, whose translation is MSRHGILLALAAGALVLSAPLAARAPETRAAVKAQKPTLGTFGIDLAGMDTAVAPGDDFNGYVNGQYVRKLEIPADKASFGMFHVLHDLSQERTKGIVEAAAAAKGARKGSEAQKVGDFYSSFMDEATIEKKGLAPLKTHLDAIAAIKDPQGLALAFGKAMRQGMDLPVGMSPMQDLKNPAIYSVYVGQGGLGMPDRDYYDVKIEKFKEIRTKYQAHLAAMLKLAGLPDAEARAKAVYDLETKIAASHWTKVQSRQVDKLYNPCKVDELDAKYPGVDWKTLLASVGVASQKELVVTTPSAIEGAARLMASEPLAVWKDYLTVHTLKGAAAFLPKAFVEENFAFNGKVLMGQPEMQPRWKRGVDMTTAVLGEAVGKLYVAKYFPPEAKKQADALVQNLIAAFDQHLANLPWMDAKTKAEARTKLAKFTPKIGYPSKWRDYSRFRVERGDALGNAMRAADFEYQRNLDKIGKPIDRSEWGMTPMTVNAYANPLWNEIVFPAAILQAPFFDPKADPAVNYGAIGVVIGHELSHHFDDQGRKFDKDGKLSDWWTPEDVKRFTALTEKVVKQYADYEPLPGTKVNGELTLGENIADLAGLTMAYDAYHRSLKGKPAPVVGGFTGDQRFFMGFAQVWRTKYRDAALLNQLQNDPHTPGHFRPAVVRNLDAWYEAFGVKPGQKLYLAPADRIKVW
- a CDS encoding SRPBCC family protein yields the protein MIRAVPVLLTWVLAAGPAEMTPLVTEAVIQAPPEELWRVLTTAEGVLKLGVGAADIDFRPGGLLRTAYDPKVPLDSEAAIHTEIVAYDPGRVLVTRIHRPPKGFPFMNAYARVWTVFTLTPEGKGATRLRVAMVGYGPDEESQKMKAFFEKGNAWVLRELQAHYPGGR